agatcttttttttccttttaaagaaAGGAGaactataaacaaaaacattatttaaattaatgtgCATCCAAAACACTGCAAAAATAggccaaaaaaatagcaatggATAAAAACAGCCCCAACTCCCCAGGAATAAATGAATGTCAGATTATGCAGTTCAATTGTCCACTCCtagtaatgcaaaaaaaaaaaaaaaaaagtatcatttAAATGCTTTTAATGAGACAGCCTCTACTTGACACCATTGACCAGTTAATGTGCCCAAGGAATTGAATGATGAATACCCAAGGGCAACAACTGTTGTCTAGTTGCTCCACAATCCTAACCTTTTTGGCACATGCATTTCAAATGTTAACTGACCATTGAACTACATCCAGCTCCTTATGGAATTACACATGCAATTCTCTACAAGTGCCTTGTTCCCTGCAATCTATTGTCCAAACTAAAGAATGAACATGCATTAGTAGCTTGCTTTTCAATCTTATTCAGCATACAacaccactaaaaaaaaattataacttttagttcatttttaaaaagttagatTACTGTTTTTTGGTCTTATTACATGCACATTTTATGACTTAATTTGATATACTTTTCCTTTGGCAAGTATGGAATACAGACGTTTCACTTGAGGCAAACTCCACAGTCCTAGAGAAAGTAGATGTCAACTCTGGTGTGAGTGGTATACATCCATACTTTTGTGGTTTGATGGCTTTACTAATTGATTTACAGAAATTTATGGGGACCAATTTAACTAACTGAATTGGGTTAGAGGTTACTAGCCTTGGGCATAAATGGAAAAGACTAAGAAATATTGCACTGGTGACATTGAGAGAATTGAGTGGTGAGCTGGATAAGAGTGGTGCTTTCTAATAAATGATTTGTGATGGTGATAATAAGGATTATTTTACATCATGATCTTTCCTCTTGCCTCgattccttcttcttttttttcctcatactCTTTCCGTAGCTCATCTTTAGAATTTAGTGTTGACTACAAGTAATACACTTATGTtcttaagtttattttttattcacttgTTTGTCTTTTGTCTTATATGATTTACCTATGTAGGATCAGGGTATGATTTAACCAGGTCACAAGATAAGGACTCCAATGTTTCACTTGGAACTCATTCCTTACCTTCTATGCAAAAGAGATCTGGGGTACCAGTGCGGTCAACAACAAGTGGTTCATCAAGAGAGCAGTCTGATGATGAGGAAGTTGAAGGAGAAAATGAACTGACTGAGAATATGGACCCTGCTGATGCAAAACGTGTGAGGAGGTAACCATGGTCTCTGCTGTTCTATTGATAATATTATAGGTATGATACTTGGAGATGTTAAGAGTATGTTGTTTCTCTACTGGGGAGTCACTGGTATAATTTATGTAGTTGGTGCAGCACTAGCTGAAGTTGACATAAATACATCTTCAATGGGCTTTAATAGTTTGTTCCTACAAAAAGCAGTTTCTTGCAATATGAACCATGCTTTGTCATGCCAGACAGAAAAGCCATGGAGGATGTACtgctaaattattttaagattttCTGTTTATAGTTATCATTAGAAGGACATAAAAACTTGCTTTTAAAATTAAGTTCGACAATAAATCTCATGGATGAGGGATCTGCCTGTTTAATGGGATAGCTGATTGGAACACAAATTTCCTGCCTGAGATGTACTTCATAAGTCATGCTTAAATGATTTATCAGAAGTTTTTATTAATCCatgaaaaaattgtgtttatctTCCAAGTCCACACTTGTTCAAAATGTGTATAATGTGTTGCATGGTATATTTACACACTCTGGTGATTCTTGGTTGCATATTTGATGCATACGAAACCTCAAAATGTGCAGACTTCTTATTCTCTTTATGTTTTCATTGAGGCGTCAATTTTAAGCTTCTGTTCGCTGGTTGAATTCATTTTCATACAATTGATTCATACTGTCTGTTTCAGGATGCTTTCCAATAGAGAGTCAGCCAGACGgtcaagaagaagaaagcagGCCCATTTGACCGAGCTTGAGACGCAGGTATGGCCTAGTTTTTATCCAttgttttttccttctattgTTTCTTTCCCCTTCCAAATCTGTTTAGAATTTCTAACCCATTGACCTTTAATAGGTTTCTCAATTAAGAGTGGAAAATTCTTCTCTGTTAAAGCGTCTTACTGAAATAAACCAGAAGTACAGTGATGCAGCTGTTGATAATAGAGTTTTAAAAGCAGATGTTGAAACATTGAGAGCAAAGGTAAGCCATTCATTTTGATTGTTCTCAAAGTTGAGTATCTTGCTAATGGGGATTGAAACTCAATGACTAAAGGCTCCCAATTAAGAATATAAATTCTGCTCGAGGGGAACAAACATGATTTATTAATTAGTTATACTCATTTGTTGTAATTATATTTCAGGTCAAGATGGCAGAGGAGACAGTCAAAAGAATTACTGGGTTGAACAACACGATGTTCCATGGTATGTCTGAGATGTCTACAATAGAAATGCCATCCTTTGATGGAAGCCCTTCTGACACTTCAACAGATGCTGCCGTGCCTGTGCAAGATAACCCAAATCATCACTTTTATCAACCCAGTACCAACAATAATATGTCCCCTCATGATCTAAGAGTTAACAATGGCTTGGCAGACATTTCACCTGTTGAAAATGTGCAGCAGAATCCTGCAGCAGGTGCAGTATCAGGAAACAAGATGGAAAGAACAGCTTCCTTGCAGCGAGTGGCTAGCTTGGAGCATCTGCAGAAGAGGATCCGTGGGGGTGTAACCAATGGGGAGCAATAGTAGCAAATATAGTAACTCAAATGTGTTGAAGCTTCTCCCAAATGATGATTTGAAGGATGATTATATTGCCCTACTATTTTTGGTTGTACCGAATGTAAGAAGGCCTATTCTTTATGTTAACTACACTCTTAATTAAGCTTCTAGTAATTAACTTTACTGATCAATGTGATGCCGGATGTAATAGCTTATTATGTCAAATTTTCCAACTCTTATTCATCCCCATGTTTTATTAAGCCTACGCAACTAATTTgtgcatcatttttttttttttaacgctAAGCAGCGATAGATTCTTAGGtctaaaaccataaaaaaaagaaatcatctgAGAGACCATTAACTGGAACCCGTATTGTGTCAAGACCATGGTGTCAAATACATGAGATCCAGATCGTGAAATGGTTACTGATGACAACAGTGGTAGGTGACTTGTAAGATTATAGCGTATCTatgataaaaacaaacaaaactttggTCGCGTGCTCCTATACATTGGATACAGAATGATATGACCATTTGGGATATGTGTTTGTGCTTGTGTTGCCTTCAATGTATAGGAGCACCGAGAATCAAATTCCCAAATGTATCTACACCGGTGAAATTCCCACAATGACTTTGCTACAAAACAATGATAACAAAACTTCTACCATCTCAATTATCTAATTAATCAATTCCCAAAATCATTTCCGTCATACcttataataaaatatgtacGTGGAGAACTATCACACATCATTGTTGATAAAATTACATTTAGGCCTGTCTTTAGCAAttgcaattatatattttaaaaaaaaaaaaccttttccttttttaaggATGGTTGTAGTGGTCAAACTTGGCAAGAAGTGAATGAGGAGCTTTTCGAAATGGCGAGCAACTTTCTAAGTTAAAGGGGtgctttttgaattttgagatgGCTAGCATTGAACACCTCATCCTTGTTCCGACACATTTCAATCCAAAACTATTCTGTGCTCAGTGGGTGACAAATATGCCTTATTGGTTGCTTGGTATGTTGAAAACAAGGGGagcaagaaaatcaaatatccCACAATAACTTCGCTACAAAACGatgcaaataacaaaaattcCACCATCTTAGCTATCACATTTCAAGGATGGTTGTAGTGGTCACTGCTCACACTCAGGAAGAAGTGAATGAGGAACTTTGTGAGACGGCGAGCAACTTTCTAGGTTAAAATGGTAGCACTGAAAACCTCGTACTTGTTCCTGCACATTCAAATCCAAACTATAAGTGCTTAACATGTGACAAATATGCCGTAGGTAGTGGTTGCTGGGTATGTTGGAAACAATGGGAGCAAGAAAATCTCTTGGcaaaatgcatatttttttttaatggagggaaAAACTTCAGCAAAATTCATCATACAATAGAAATTGATATAGAGAAATGTATGAGTATCTAAACACTTAAAtcttaaggga
This genomic stretch from Quercus lobata isolate SW786 chromosome 3, ValleyOak3.0 Primary Assembly, whole genome shotgun sequence harbors:
- the LOC115980119 gene encoding light-inducible protein CPRF2-like isoform X1, whose translation is MDRVFSVDEMSDQFWSPPPHPHPQPPQAPSSSAHSPPQTADESSKMMNRSASEWAFQRFLQLEVEPSETETTTASSSAPLNDVVLLDTKTATDNNNNNSHSHSHSNNNNNNNTRSNGNGNNAASTTSFTSKNKSNNGTTSTTPSFNAGPPLNIPIDSEEYQAFLKSKLNLACAAVALSRGSLVKPQDSGSLTDNGLQASNTSQLGSQAPSKVWNTDVSLEANSTVLEKVDVNSGVSGSGYDLTRSQDKDSNVSLGTHSLPSMQKRSGVPVRSTTSGSSREQSDDEEVEGENELTENMDPADAKRVRRMLSNRESARRSRRRKQAHLTELETQVSQLRVENSSLLKRLTEINQKYSDAAVDNRVLKADVETLRAKVKMAEETVKRITGLNNTMFHGMSEMSTIEMPSFDGSPSDTSTDAAVPVQDNPNHHFYQPSTNNNMSPHDLRVNNGLADISPVENVQQNPAAGAVSGNKMERTASLQRVASLEHLQKRIRGGVTNGEQ
- the LOC115980119 gene encoding light-inducible protein CPRF2-like isoform X2; protein product: MDRVFSVDEMSDQFWSPPPHPHPQPPQAPSSSAHSPPQTADESSKMMNRSASEWAFQRFLQLEVEPSETETTTASSSAPLNDVVLLDTKTATDNNNNNSHSHSHSNNNNNNNTRSNGNGNNAASTTSFTSKNKSNNGTTSTTPSFNAGPPLNIPIDSEEYQAFLKSKLNLACAAVALSRGSLVKPQDSGSLTDNGLQASNTSQLGSQAPSKDVSLEANSTVLEKVDVNSGVSGSGYDLTRSQDKDSNVSLGTHSLPSMQKRSGVPVRSTTSGSSREQSDDEEVEGENELTENMDPADAKRVRRMLSNRESARRSRRRKQAHLTELETQVSQLRVENSSLLKRLTEINQKYSDAAVDNRVLKADVETLRAKVKMAEETVKRITGLNNTMFHGMSEMSTIEMPSFDGSPSDTSTDAAVPVQDNPNHHFYQPSTNNNMSPHDLRVNNGLADISPVENVQQNPAAGAVSGNKMERTASLQRVASLEHLQKRIRGGVTNGEQ
- the LOC115980119 gene encoding light-inducible protein CPRF2-like isoform X3 → MDRVFSVDEMSDQFWSPPPHPHPQPPQAPSSSAHSPPQTADESSKMMNRSASEWAFQRFLQLEVEPSETETTTASSSAPLNDVVLLDTKTATDNNNNNSHSHSHSNNNNNNNTRSNGNGNNAASTTSFTSKNKSNNGTTSTTPSFNAGPPLNIPIDSEEYQAFLKSKLNLACAAVALSRGSLVKPQDSGSLTDNGLQASNTSQLGSQAPSKGSGYDLTRSQDKDSNVSLGTHSLPSMQKRSGVPVRSTTSGSSREQSDDEEVEGENELTENMDPADAKRVRRMLSNRESARRSRRRKQAHLTELETQVSQLRVENSSLLKRLTEINQKYSDAAVDNRVLKADVETLRAKVKMAEETVKRITGLNNTMFHGMSEMSTIEMPSFDGSPSDTSTDAAVPVQDNPNHHFYQPSTNNNMSPHDLRVNNGLADISPVENVQQNPAAGAVSGNKMERTASLQRVASLEHLQKRIRGGVTNGEQ